A DNA window from Geitlerinema sp. PCC 9228 contains the following coding sequences:
- a CDS encoding response regulator transcription factor yields MSDIQVIIIESDEDTRVDLRNRLRQQEGLEVASEATNGHTGLVLLESIPVDVAIASMTLSDMDGASLTQQVRQLQEDDNELDVKLLLRCSLERPDEVLAAFASGAESYCHSDLSTEELAQGIHYTYKGNFWLDPAIAKSIEQQAVDFAFTERDRQLLAHIAAGTGYEDIAKSLNLSLSGLNDCIGHLFNTMHKSARVQNAMKSLQGN; encoded by the coding sequence ATGAGTGACATTCAGGTAATTATTATTGAATCTGATGAAGATACCCGCGTCGATCTGCGGAATCGCTTGCGCCAACAGGAAGGGTTGGAAGTAGCCAGCGAGGCTACCAACGGTCATACGGGGTTGGTTTTGTTGGAATCTATTCCCGTGGATGTGGCGATCGCTTCTATGACCCTATCGGATATGGATGGGGCGAGTTTGACCCAACAAGTCCGACAGCTACAGGAAGATGACAACGAACTGGATGTGAAGCTGCTGCTGCGGTGTTCTCTGGAACGCCCCGACGAAGTGTTGGCTGCTTTTGCTAGTGGTGCGGAATCCTACTGCCACAGCGATCTTTCTACGGAAGAGCTGGCACAGGGTATTCACTATACTTACAAGGGGAATTTTTGGCTGGATCCCGCGATCGCTAAGTCGATCGAACAGCAAGCGGTTGATTTTGCTTTTACAGAACGCGATCGGCAATTGCTGGCTCACATTGCTGCCGGTACTGGCTACGAGGACATTGCCAAGTCTCTCAATCTTTCTCTATCCGGTCTCAACGACTGTATCGGTCATTTGTTCAACACCATGCACAAAAGCGCTCGGGTACAAAACGCTATGAAGTCCCTACAAGGCAATTAA
- the lysS gene encoding lysine--tRNA ligase: MADQSSTRNEAEVRAQKIEKLRSLGIEPYPSVRFQRSHTTADVRAIFEAPQRQIENGETDPQAEPLHLCGRITSKRDSGSICFIDLKDATGKIQLKIEKKLVSEESQVSFKQIQKLLDKGDFVGVEGIGCRTNRGELSIQVEKLQLLGKATAPFPDEYYGISEPETCRRHREIDLVTHPEAFERFRRRSQIVKSIRTYLWDQGFDEIETPNLQAIYGGAAARPFVTHHNALDVDLYLRIATELFLKRAVCGGFERVFELGRVFRNEGIDSTHNPEFSSLEVYQAYADYFEIMTLVEDLICHVVTNTLGEDVREIEYQGDRIDLERKYDHSEKYPGFTGKHWQVKTMVEAVRDETGLDFDTLSLAAAIQGAEKLGLSPSKLQTQTLGYLLYAIFDEIVAPTLMEPTFIVDFPIEVSPLAKKHRSQPGLVERFELFIHGTEYSNGFSELNDPQDQRQRFEAQLAQKQAGDEEAHPMDEDFLEALSLGMPICGGMGIGVDRLVMLLTNTASIRDVVMFPTMRPTKTEE, encoded by the coding sequence TCAGCGATCGCATACCACCGCTGATGTTCGTGCCATCTTCGAGGCACCCCAACGACAGATCGAAAACGGAGAAACCGACCCGCAAGCCGAACCGTTACACTTGTGCGGCAGAATCACCTCCAAACGCGATAGCGGTAGCATCTGTTTTATCGACCTCAAAGACGCTACGGGCAAAATTCAGCTCAAAATTGAAAAAAAACTCGTTAGCGAGGAGTCACAAGTAAGCTTCAAACAAATCCAAAAACTCCTCGATAAAGGAGATTTCGTCGGTGTGGAAGGGATTGGCTGTCGCACCAACCGCGGCGAGCTTTCTATTCAAGTGGAAAAACTACAATTGCTGGGCAAAGCAACCGCTCCCTTCCCCGATGAATACTATGGCATTAGCGAACCGGAAACCTGTCGCCGCCATCGAGAAATCGATCTGGTGACCCATCCGGAGGCGTTTGAACGGTTCCGGCGACGCAGTCAAATTGTCAAGAGTATTCGTACTTATCTTTGGGATCAAGGGTTTGACGAGATTGAAACCCCCAACCTGCAAGCCATCTACGGCGGGGCGGCTGCTCGACCCTTCGTTACCCACCACAATGCCCTGGATGTAGACCTATACCTGCGCATTGCCACAGAACTGTTTCTCAAACGGGCAGTTTGTGGGGGATTTGAACGAGTTTTTGAACTCGGTCGTGTATTTCGCAACGAAGGTATCGACAGCACCCACAACCCCGAGTTTAGTTCCTTAGAAGTGTACCAAGCCTATGCAGACTATTTTGAAATCATGACCTTGGTGGAAGATTTAATCTGCCATGTGGTTACGAACACCCTGGGAGAGGACGTACGCGAAATTGAATACCAAGGCGATCGCATTGACCTGGAACGCAAATACGACCACAGCGAAAAATATCCTGGTTTTACCGGCAAACACTGGCAGGTAAAAACCATGGTAGAAGCAGTGCGAGACGAAACCGGCTTGGACTTCGATACCCTATCGTTAGCAGCAGCCATTCAAGGGGCCGAAAAACTGGGGCTATCTCCTTCCAAACTGCAAACCCAAACCCTAGGCTATCTCTTATATGCCATCTTTGATGAAATTGTGGCACCAACCTTAATGGAACCCACATTTATCGTCGATTTTCCCATTGAGGTCAGTCCCCTAGCCAAAAAACACCGCAGCCAACCCGGATTGGTAGAACGGTTCGAGCTATTCATCCACGGTACCGAATATTCCAACGGATTTTCCGAACTCAACGACCCCCAAGACCAAAGACAGCGGTTTGAAGCCCAACTAGCACAAAAACAAGCCGGCGATGAAGAAGCTCATCCCATGGATGAAGACTTTCTGGAAGCCCTCTCGTTGGGAATGCCCATCTGCGGCGGTATGGGAATTGGCGTCGATCGCTTGGTTATGTTGCTCACCAACACAGCCAGCATCCGCGACGTGGTGATGTTTCCCACCATGCGCCCTACCAAAACCGAAGAATAG
- a CDS encoding CRR6 family NdhI maturation factor, giving the protein MATTIHLTADTLQQLDLSPAETTIESWQCTDSLPETGLNFHIDYPREPEDPRELSEIPEVRLWFVRLDARYPWLPVLLDWKGGELPRYTAMLVPHEFHRTEGIQYNPEALEIFLMSKVFAIHEWLRQRQMPSKSRLMSMAQVLGYDLEAGIFDLLDGQGE; this is encoded by the coding sequence ATGGCTACCACCATTCACCTAACGGCAGATACCTTACAACAGCTAGATTTGTCTCCCGCCGAGACTACCATCGAGTCGTGGCAGTGTACCGATTCGCTTCCCGAAACGGGATTGAACTTCCACATTGACTATCCCCGCGAACCGGAAGACCCCCGGGAACTTTCGGAAATTCCGGAAGTGCGTTTGTGGTTTGTGCGCTTGGATGCCCGCTATCCATGGTTGCCCGTTCTTTTGGACTGGAAAGGGGGAGAATTGCCCCGCTACACGGCCATGTTGGTTCCCCACGAGTTCCATCGCACGGAGGGCATTCAGTACAATCCGGAGGCTTTGGAAATTTTTTTAATGTCGAAAGTTTTTGCCATCCACGAATGGTTGCGCCAGCGACAAATGCCCAGCAAGTCCCGTTTGATGTCGATGGCACAGGTGTTGGGGTACGATTTGGAAGCTGGGATTTTTGACTTGCTCGACGGGCAAGGGGAATAG
- a CDS encoding glycosyltransferase family 9 protein produces MRILALIPGGIGDQLLFFPTLDDLKRVYPNATIDVIVEPRATGAYRVCKYAHDRSLSTITFDFKDRNGLADWMNFLGIIRDREYDVVLSLGRKWVVGFLLWLTGIPIRIGYAGTAGELFLTNPVSLKSEQYAAAMYHDLLGGLDIQTPCPELSVTLLKEDIEWAENTQAQLGVKDSGYILIHGGSSQKAIDRGIDKIYPVEKWQQVIQQIQQRQPGLPVVVAKGPEDDAWVEQLLSACPDVKTVEPEDVGKLAATIAGANLVLCTDSAPMHLAVAVKTYTIALFGPTEPDKLFPESDKAIAVQSPTGKMADIEPNAILEKMFG; encoded by the coding sequence ATGCGTATACTAGCTTTAATTCCTGGCGGAATCGGCGACCAACTCTTGTTTTTTCCCACGTTGGATGACCTCAAACGGGTGTATCCCAACGCGACAATTGATGTCATTGTAGAACCGAGAGCGACCGGTGCCTATCGGGTGTGCAAATACGCCCACGATCGCTCTTTGAGTACCATTACTTTCGATTTTAAAGACCGCAACGGTCTGGCTGACTGGATGAATTTTCTCGGGATTATTCGCGATCGCGAGTATGATGTGGTCTTGTCTCTGGGGCGAAAATGGGTGGTGGGCTTTTTGCTCTGGTTAACGGGGATTCCCATTCGCATCGGTTACGCCGGTACGGCCGGAGAGCTCTTCCTCACCAATCCAGTATCCCTGAAATCGGAGCAATATGCCGCAGCTATGTACCACGATTTGCTCGGCGGATTGGATATTCAAACTCCTTGTCCGGAGCTATCGGTAACATTGCTCAAAGAAGATATCGAATGGGCAGAAAATACCCAAGCACAATTGGGCGTAAAAGATAGCGGCTATATTTTGATTCACGGCGGTTCTTCCCAAAAAGCCATCGATCGCGGGATTGATAAAATCTATCCCGTCGAAAAATGGCAGCAAGTTATCCAGCAGATTCAGCAACGCCAACCCGGTTTGCCGGTTGTGGTGGCGAAAGGACCGGAAGACGATGCTTGGGTGGAACAGTTGCTTTCTGCTTGCCCGGATGTGAAAACTGTAGAGCCGGAAGACGTGGGCAAACTGGCAGCTACCATTGCCGGTGCCAATTTGGTGCTGTGTACCGATAGTGCCCCCATGCATTTAGCAGTGGCGGTGAAAACCTATACGATTGCCCTGTTTGGTCCCACCGAACCGGACAAATTGTTCCCCGAAAGCGACAAAGCGATCGCTGTTCAATCTCCCACTGGCAAAATGGCAGATATCGAACCCAATGCTATTTTAGAGAAAATGTTTGGCTAG
- a CDS encoding MORN motif-containing protein yields the protein MFGGNKTGMAFLVAAIVGTGSYFLPSLPSTAQQSGPKLTVCEPNIRTGRAKCNYDNGDNYIGQIVNGLPNGQGVYVFADGGRYEGQFRNGRPNGQGMFITSNDARYRGTFRNGNITSGRVTFPDGSYYEGNFELVTRVDSGQINSRPSGQGRFVYSNGDVYQGEFFAGQPLGNGTLTRSNGTVCRGEFYNKNLDADDAVCEFPNGARYEGELRNGLPHGEGSLTGPRGRSFDGRFRNGQPAIDTGE from the coding sequence ATGTTTGGTGGTAACAAAACCGGCATGGCTTTTTTGGTAGCAGCTATCGTAGGTACGGGAAGCTATTTTTTGCCTTCGCTACCGAGTACAGCCCAGCAAAGCGGTCCCAAACTAACTGTTTGCGAGCCCAATATTCGCACGGGTCGAGCCAAATGCAATTACGACAATGGCGATAACTATATCGGGCAAATTGTCAACGGACTGCCCAACGGACAGGGCGTGTACGTATTTGCTGATGGCGGTCGCTATGAAGGTCAGTTTCGCAACGGCCGCCCCAACGGGCAAGGTATGTTTATCACCAGCAATGACGCTCGCTACCGCGGCACTTTCCGCAACGGCAATATCACTAGCGGTCGGGTGACGTTTCCCGATGGTAGCTACTACGAAGGCAATTTTGAGTTGGTGACTAGGGTGGATAGCGGTCAAATCAACAGCCGCCCTTCCGGTCAGGGAAGATTTGTCTATTCCAACGGCGATGTCTATCAGGGCGAGTTTTTTGCTGGACAACCCCTGGGCAACGGTACGCTGACGCGCAGCAACGGTACGGTTTGTCGCGGGGAGTTTTACAATAAAAATCTTGATGCTGACGATGCCGTTTGTGAATTTCCCAATGGGGCGCGCTACGAAGGTGAACTTCGCAATGGCTTGCCCCACGGAGAAGGTTCGCTAACAGGACCTAGGGGCAGAAGTTTTGATGGCAGGTTTCGCAACGGACAACCGGCGATCGATACGGGCGAATGA
- the bchE gene encoding magnesium-protoporphyrin IX monomethyl ester anaerobic oxidative cyclase, which produces MRILMIQPNYHSGGAEIAGNWPPSWVPYVGGALKQAGFTNVRFVDAMSKDIPDDVLAKIIETNQPDVVLATAITPMIYQSETTLKIAKEVCPNVVTVMGGIHPTYMYGEVLNEAPWVDYIIRGEGEEVTVNLLQAIENGTDKRDRREIKGIAFLEGGEVVATPAHPPIKDLDTLSPDWSLLEWEHYIYTPLNVRVAVPNYARGCPFRCRFCSQWRFWRKYRARTPKKFVDEIETLVKEYNVGFFILADEEPTINRSRFIALCEELIERNLDVHWGINTRVTDILRDEELLPMYRKAGLVHVSLGTEAAAQLNLNVFRKETTIEDNKRAIQLLKKNGIVAEAQFIMGLENETPETIEETYRMALDWQPDMVNWNMFTPWPFSDLFQDLGDRVEVRDYSQYNFVTPIMKPENMEREDVLKGVLRNYARFYMRKTIEYWFARDPFKRKYLLGCLKAFAKTTLNKRFYNLGRVKYKGLHTDIDLGFDESKVFTREQLEQRKQEHPELQADMNFAGTMSGNKNQSSQQ; this is translated from the coding sequence ATGCGCATTTTGATGATCCAACCCAACTACCATTCCGGTGGCGCTGAAATTGCCGGCAACTGGCCGCCGAGTTGGGTTCCGTACGTCGGTGGTGCTTTAAAACAAGCAGGTTTCACCAACGTACGTTTCGTGGATGCCATGAGCAAGGACATTCCCGATGACGTTTTAGCCAAAATTATCGAAACCAACCAACCGGATGTGGTTTTGGCGACTGCCATTACCCCCATGATTTACCAGTCGGAAACCACGCTGAAAATTGCCAAGGAAGTCTGCCCCAACGTGGTTACGGTGATGGGAGGCATCCACCCCACCTACATGTATGGCGAAGTCCTCAACGAAGCGCCTTGGGTGGATTACATTATTCGCGGCGAAGGGGAAGAAGTAACCGTTAACCTACTGCAAGCCATTGAAAATGGTACCGACAAACGCGATCGCCGGGAAATTAAAGGCATTGCCTTTCTTGAAGGCGGCGAGGTGGTGGCCACCCCAGCCCATCCCCCCATTAAAGATTTGGATACCCTCAGCCCCGATTGGAGCTTGCTGGAGTGGGAACACTACATCTACACGCCTTTGAACGTGCGCGTAGCTGTTCCTAACTACGCCCGTGGTTGTCCGTTCCGCTGCCGTTTTTGCTCCCAGTGGCGTTTCTGGCGCAAATATCGCGCTCGTACTCCCAAGAAATTTGTAGATGAAATTGAAACTCTGGTTAAAGAGTACAATGTGGGTTTCTTTATCTTGGCGGATGAAGAACCCACTATCAATCGCTCCCGCTTTATTGCCTTGTGTGAGGAACTGATCGAGCGCAATTTAGACGTGCATTGGGGCATCAATACCCGCGTTACCGATATTTTACGTGATGAAGAACTGCTGCCTATGTACCGCAAGGCTGGATTGGTTCACGTTTCCCTGGGAACGGAGGCGGCGGCGCAGTTAAACTTGAATGTTTTCCGCAAGGAAACTACCATCGAAGATAACAAACGTGCTATCCAGTTGCTGAAGAAAAATGGCATTGTGGCTGAGGCGCAGTTTATTATGGGGCTGGAGAATGAAACCCCAGAAACTATCGAAGAAACCTATCGTATGGCGTTGGATTGGCAACCGGATATGGTGAACTGGAATATGTTCACTCCCTGGCCGTTTTCCGATTTGTTCCAAGACCTCGGCGATCGCGTGGAAGTACGGGATTATTCCCAGTATAATTTTGTTACTCCGATTATGAAGCCGGAGAACATGGAACGGGAAGATGTGTTGAAAGGGGTCTTGCGCAACTACGCTCGTTTCTACATGCGTAAAACTATTGAATATTGGTTTGCCCGCGATCCTTTCAAGCGCAAGTACTTGTTGGGCTGTTTGAAAGCTTTTGCCAAAACCACTCTCAACAAACGCTTCTACAATTTGGGTCGCGTGAAGTACAAGGGCTTACATACGGATATTGACTTGGGCTTCGACGAGTCCAAAGTGTTTACCCGCGAACAGCTGGAACAACGCAAACAGGAACATCCAGAGTTGCAGGCGGATATGAATTTTGCGGGGACTATGTCTGGTAATAAGAACCAGTCGTCGCAGCAGTAG